DNA from Aureimonas sp. AU20:
TTGGGAACTGCGGCGGGAAAATGCGGCGAAGAGGGGGGGTGGCGAAGGTCAGGTCCGGTCCGCCGCGTCGGCGGCGGCGCGGCGCACGAGGCCGCTGGCATGCACGAAGCGGTAGACCGACAGGGCGACGAGGGCGAAGACGAGTTCCAGCGTCACCAGCGTTCCGAACGTGTCGGTCCGGTCGAAGGCGAAGCGCACGATCACGACCGGCAGCGCGACGCCGACGGCGAGCGACAGGAGCGTCGCCGGTGTGCCCGGCAGCTTGGCGTAGAACAGCGCGAAGAGCGCCACCGTGACAATGCCGAGGATGTAGAAGCCCGGTGAGGCGGCGATGGCGGCAAAGCCCACCGACAGGAAGAGCCAGCCGAACAGGGCGGTGGCGAGCGTGCCGATCACGGCGCCGGCGAGGACCGAGATCGTCTCCACCACGGCGAAGCGGGCGGTGTCTGCGGCAGTTCCGGCCATGGCATCCTGTCCTCGTCGGGTTGAAGCGTCTTCGGGGCGAGTGCGATTGACCCGCCCCCGTCAGAACTCAGCTGCTGAGCCCGCCGAACAAGGTCGGCAGATCGAGCGGGCGAAAACCGTAATGCTCGATCCAGCGCGAGTCGGCGTCGAAGAAGGCGCGAAGGTCCGGCATGCCGTATTTCAGCATGGCGATGCGATCGATGCCCATGCCCCAGGCGAAGCCCTGGTACTCGTCGGGGTCCAGCCCGACGCCGCGCAGGACGTTGGGGTGGACCATGCCGCAGCCCAGGATCTCCATCCAGTCCGTGCCCTCGCCGAAGCGCACCTCGGAGCCGGAGCGGTCGCACTGGATGTCGACTTCCATGGAGGGCTCCGTGAAGGGGAAGAAGCTCGGCCGGAAGCGCATCTTCAGCGAGGGCACCTCGAAGAAGCTCTTGCAGAACTCGGTCAGCACCCACTTCATGTTGGCGATATTGGCCGTCTTGTCGATGACCAGCCCTTCCACCTGATGGAACATGGGCGTGTGGGTGGCGTCCGAGTCCTGCCGGTAGGTCTTGCCGGGAATGACGATGCGGATCGGCGGCTTCTGGTTCTCCATGGTGCGCACCTGCACGGGCGAGGTGTGCGTGCGCAGCAGGCGGCGTTCGCCGCCGTCCGGCGCCTGGAGAAAGAACGTGTCGTGCATCTCGCGCGCCGGGTGGCCTTCGGGGAAGTTCAGCGCGGTGAAATTGTAGTGGTCGGTCTCGATGTCCGGCCCTTCGGCAATCGAGAAACCCATGTCGGCGAAGATCGCGGTGATCTCGTCCACGACCTGGCTGATCGGGTGGACGCGGCCGCGCGAGACGGGGCTGGGGCGCACGGGCAGCGTCACGTCCAGCCGCTCGGCGGCGAGGCGCGCGGAGATCGCGGCGTCGGCCAGCGCTTCGCGCTTTTCCGTCAGCCGCGTCTGGACGCGGTCGCGCAGGCCGTTCAGCAGCGGGCCCTGGTCGCGGCGCTCCTCGGGGCTCATCTTGCCGAGCCCCTTCAGAAGCTCGGAAATCTCGCCCTTCTTGCCAAGGGCTGCGAGCCGCACGGCTTCCAGCGCGGCCTCGTCGGAGGCGGCGTCGATGTCCTCGCCGAAGCGCCGTTCGAGCTTGTCGAGATCCGTCACGGCCGGTGAACTCCTTGAGGCATGAGCCGGGCACTGCTGAAGCGCGCCGGGGCAGGGGATGGCGCCGTAGGGGGCGCGAAGGCGATTTGGAGCCGCCTTCCTAGAGTGTGTCGGGCGGTGGAAGCAAGCCTTGGCGGCAAAAGCCGCCAGGCGCCTGCCGCAAAACGGCAAAAGGCCCGCGCGGAGCGATCCAGCGCGGGCCTTTTGGGAAGCTCAGCGAGGCTGGCCTGGAATCAGGCGGCCTGCTTCTCGCCGACGGCCCGCTCGTAGGCGTTCGGGAACTGGCCGTCCTTGATGTAGGCGAGCGCGGTCTTGGCCTGCTCGACCAGGGCCGTGAAGGCCTCGGGCTCGTGAATGGCGATGTCCGACAGGACCTTGCGGTCGACTTCGATCCCGGCCTTGTTCAGACCGTCGATGAAGCGCGCGTAGGTCAGGCCGTGCTCGCGCACGCCGGCGTTGATGCGCTGGATCCACAGGGCGCGGAAGTTGCGCTTCTTGGCGCGACGATCGCGCGTGGCGAACTGCTTGGAACGGTCCACCGCAGCCTTGGCGGCGCGGATCGTGTTCTTGCGACGGCCGTAGAAGCCCTTGGCGGCCTTCAGGACCTTCTTATGCTTGGCGTGGGACGTAACGCCCCGCTTGACGCGTGCCATGATCTATCTCCTTAAAAAATCAGTAAGCCTTGGAAACCGCTTAGCGGTTGTAGGGCATGTAGACTTTGACGATCTTGGCATCCGCTTCGGACAGGATCATCGTCCCGCGAGCGTTGCGGATGAAGTCGTTGGAGCGCTTGATCATGCCATGGCGCTTGCCGGCGGCACCCGCCTTGACCTTGCCCGAGGCGGTCATGCGGAACCGCTTCTTGGCGGCCGACTTGGTCTTCATCTTGGGCATTTTGCTCTCCTGGGTGTAGGACCGCGAAAAAGCCGGCATCCGGCCCCGGGAAGGGCCGCGCCAGCCACGCATCGAAGGGTTTCGAAGGTCGCGTCAGCATTCGAACAGGCACGGCATGCCCTGCCGGCCAGTTCATACGAACGGGCGGCTTATAGAGGCTGGCCGCCAACGATGCAACCACCTTTCGTCGGCCCGTCAGCTTCCCCCTTTGCGCCGAGGCGGGACGTCACCCATGAAAAAATGGCCATGGAGTCTCGCCATCAACCTTTGAGTCTCATAAGCCCACCCGTGCTCGTTGTGTGCCTAAGCGAAACATGGAACTTTTCTGCTTTATGAGAGTCAGTACGCCATCACCCATCGAGCAAGAGTTGTGTCTTGAACGCTTGTTCGACGTCGTGAGCCAAGCGTCCTATGATTCACGGGCGTGGAGCGGTCTGGTTCAGGCTCTTGCCGACGAATTGACGCCCGGTGGCTGCGAAATTGCATTCCACCCTCGGCACGGCCGCAGCCCTCAGATTCGGTTGAACGTCCTCAGCGCCGTATCCGGGTCTTCCACGACATCTCAGTCTGGTCGAAATGCGCGCCGCCCGGCCTTGCTGACGTTGGGCGAAGCGCCGAACGGCGTCTGGCGCATCGAGCTTTGGTCCAATGCGGAGTCGGACGGGGGCGGGCGCGACAGGGCGAAGGCGCTTCTAAGTCTTCTCGGCGCCTCGCTGTGTCAGGCCTTTCAGCTTTCGCTGGCCCTGCGGGCGGGCATGCAGCCCGCCAAGGCCATGTTGTGCGACCTGTGGGACCCGCTGCCCTTCGGCGTCATGCTCGTGGAGCCCTCGCTCCGTCTTCTCTTCGCCAACACGGCGGCGGAGGATTTCCTCCACACGGCCGCCCTGTTCCGTCCCGCCGGGATCGAGGGCTTCGTGCGGCCGGCGCGGCGCGAGAACTTCGCGGCGCTGACGCAGGCCTGCGAGATGGTGCTGGATGGCGCCGGAGACCGCGCGAGCTTTCCCATGCTGGACTATCGCGAACGCGGCTTTGGCGACGTCACCGTCTTCGCGCCGCCGTCCGGCCTGTTCGGCTGGTCCGGGCCCCGCGTGCAGGACGTTGCCCCGTCCCGGCTGGTGGTCACGTTGAGCCCGTTCGAAGCCTGCCCGGCAAGAGCGGATGAGGATGAGGCGAGCGTGACGAGCGGTGCCTCCTCCGCTTCCAAAGACGCTATGAGCGCGTCCAGCAACGGGGCCTGAGCTCAGGCCGCGCGGCGCTCTTCGAGTATCCAGTTCTTCGATCCGAGCGGATCGGCAAGCCCGGCGCTTTTGGCCGGGCTCGTTGATCGAAGCTTCAACCGGCCGCGGCGCTGCGCGTGATGCGCACGGGCACCGATTTGGCGGCCGGCACATGCGCCGTCTTCTCATGGTGCCAGAGCGGGATCAGCTTGTTCAACTCGGGATAGTAGCCTCCCACATCGCCCTTCGGCAGCTTGAACGAGTGGACGCGCAAGGCCTCCACGCGCCGCTCCACGCCGTCGTCGGCATGGGTTTCGAGATCGATCAGGTCCTGGTCCTTCAGGCCGAGGCGCGCCATGTCGTCCTTGTTCATCAGAAGCACCATGCGCGAGCCGGAAATGCCGCGCAGCCGGTCGTCATAACCGTAAATCGTGGTGTTGAACTGGTCGTTGGAGCGTAGCGTCATCAGCTTGAACACGTCGCGGCCCTCGACGTCGATGTCGGGATCGGTGTCGAATCCGTCCGGCACGATGAAATTGGCCTTGCCGGTCTTGGTCTTCCAGATGCGCTTGCAGGCCGGCAGGTCGCGGTGGAAGCCGCCCGGCTGGAGAAAGCGCTCGTTGAAGTTCTTGAAGTCGTTGGGATAGGCGCGTTCGATCTCGTCGCGGACGCGGGAATAGTCGGCCACCCAGTCGTCCCACGGGATGGTGGAGCGGCCGGGCACGGTGGCCTTGGCGAGCTCGGCCACGATCTTGGGCTCGGACAGGAGCTCGGGCGAAGCCGGCGGGCGCCAGCCCTTGGAGCCGTGAATGCAGGCGGTGGAATCCTCGATCGACACGGTCTGGTCGCCGGTCGCCTGCGTGTCGCGCTCGATGCGCCCGAGGCACGGCAGGATATAGGTGACCGCCCCCGGCAGGAGATGGTTGCGGTTGAGCTTGGTCGACACCTGCACGTGAAGCCGCAGGTTGCGCCAAGCCTTCTCGATCAGACCCGTTTCCGGCACGGCGCGCGAGAAATTGCCGCCGAAGCCGATAAAGGCCTTCACCGACCCGTCGATGATGCCCTCGCAGGCCTCCACGGTCGCCTTGCCCTTTTCGCGCGGCGGCTCGAACCCGTAGAATTCCTTGAACTTGTCGAGCGGGGCGAGTTCCGGCTTTTCGGTGATGCCGACCGTGCGCTGCCCCTGCACGTTGGAATGACCGCGAATGGGCGAGATGCCGGCGCCCGGCTTGCCGATATTACCGCGCATGAGCAGGAGGTTCACCAGCATCTGCACGTTCTGCACGCCATGCCGATGCTGCGTCAGGCCCATGCCGTAATGCGCGATCACCGCGTTGGAGCGGGCATAGACGCGCCCGACCTCCTCCAGATCCTCGCGCCCGAGGCCCGAGCAGCGCTCGATCTCGCTCCAGTCGGACGCTCTGACATAGGCTTCGAACTCCTCGAACCCATGACCGTGCTCGGCGATGAAGTCCACGTCGAGAACGCGCGGCGCGCCCGTATCCTTGGCCGCGTCGTCCAGCGCCAGCACGGCCTTGGCGATGCCGGTCATGGCGGCGATGTCGCCGCCGCAGCGCAGCTGGAAATATTCCGTCGACATCTTGGTCCCCTCGTCGGGGGACAGCATCTCGCTCGGCGCCTGCGGGTTCTTGAAGCGAACGAGGCCGCGCTCCTCCACGGGGTTGAACGTGTAGACCGGCACGCCGCGCTTGCGCGCCTCCTGCAGCGGGTGCAGCAGGCGCGGCGCGTTGGTGCCGGTGTTGTGCCCGAAGAAGAGCATCATGTCGGACTTGGCGAAGTCCTCGTACTGGA
Protein-coding regions in this window:
- the pheS gene encoding phenylalanine--tRNA ligase subunit alpha, with the protein product MTDLDKLERRFGEDIDAASDEAALEAVRLAALGKKGEISELLKGLGKMSPEERRDQGPLLNGLRDRVQTRLTEKREALADAAISARLAAERLDVTLPVRPSPVSRGRVHPISQVVDEITAIFADMGFSIAEGPDIETDHYNFTALNFPEGHPAREMHDTFFLQAPDGGERRLLRTHTSPVQVRTMENQKPPIRIVIPGKTYRQDSDATHTPMFHQVEGLVIDKTANIANMKWVLTEFCKSFFEVPSLKMRFRPSFFPFTEPSMEVDIQCDRSGSEVRFGEGTDWMEILGCGMVHPNVLRGVGLDPDEYQGFAWGMGIDRIAMLKYGMPDLRAFFDADSRWIEHYGFRPLDLPTLFGGLSS
- the rplT gene encoding 50S ribosomal protein L20, whose protein sequence is MARVKRGVTSHAKHKKVLKAAKGFYGRRKNTIRAAKAAVDRSKQFATRDRRAKKRNFRALWIQRINAGVREHGLTYARFIDGLNKAGIEVDRKVLSDIAIHEPEAFTALVEQAKTALAYIKDGQFPNAYERAVGEKQAA
- the rpmI gene encoding 50S ribosomal protein L35, whose product is MPKMKTKSAAKKRFRMTASGKVKAGAAGKRHGMIKRSNDFIRNARGTMILSEADAKIVKVYMPYNR
- a CDS encoding FdhF/YdeP family oxidoreductase; protein product: MDRSEQQPRPVVEPYDDPTGGWGSVKSLAEKSVAEGLAVSTIWNTLFKQNKPDGFMCVSCSWAKPADSHAFEFCENGAKATIWEQTKKRTDRDFFSRHRVSELLNWTDHDLEKHGRLTSPMRYDASLDQYVPVTWESAFREIGAELNRLDPKSVIFYASGRASLEASYMYQLFARVYGSQNLPDSSNMCHESTSVGLPLSIGSPVGTIQYEDFAKSDMMLFFGHNTGTNAPRLLHPLQEARKRGVPVYTFNPVEERGLVRFKNPQAPSEMLSPDEGTKMSTEYFQLRCGGDIAAMTGIAKAVLALDDAAKDTGAPRVLDVDFIAEHGHGFEEFEAYVRASDWSEIERCSGLGREDLEEVGRVYARSNAVIAHYGMGLTQHRHGVQNVQMLVNLLLMRGNIGKPGAGISPIRGHSNVQGQRTVGITEKPELAPLDKFKEFYGFEPPREKGKATVEACEGIIDGSVKAFIGFGGNFSRAVPETGLIEKAWRNLRLHVQVSTKLNRNHLLPGAVTYILPCLGRIERDTQATGDQTVSIEDSTACIHGSKGWRPPASPELLSEPKIVAELAKATVPGRSTIPWDDWVADYSRVRDEIERAYPNDFKNFNERFLQPGGFHRDLPACKRIWKTKTGKANFIVPDGFDTDPDIDVEGRDVFKLMTLRSNDQFNTTIYGYDDRLRGISGSRMVLLMNKDDMARLGLKDQDLIDLETHADDGVERRVEALRVHSFKLPKGDVGGYYPELNKLIPLWHHEKTAHVPAAKSVPVRITRSAAAG